TGtttaaagaacgaaaagaaaatattcagAATGTTCGATATAGCTGTAGTGCGATTAGATTGCTTCTTTATTCAAGAGGAATGTAAACATCTGATTTTGTAGGGTGCCTGGAATGAGCTGATTTCCTGCAGATTGGTGATTGCAAACGAGGTGCTTATCGTGGTGATGTTAATTTCAAGATATGGAAGGTTTTTCTTTTCAAGtgtcccgcacacacacacacacacacacacacacacacacacacacacacacacacacacacacacacacacacacacatatatatatataaataaatatatatatatatatatatatatatatatatatatatatatatatatatatatatataaacacacgcacatctatctatatatctctctctctctctatctatctatctatctatctatctatctatctatctatctatctatctatatatatatatatatatatatatatatatatatgtatatagatatatttacacacatatacaagtatatacatgtggccaagccagcccaagtcagtgctggtcccaagcccggataaatagagagaatgattacctaaaacgtaaacaccggctctctccgtggaaaggaactggggaccctaccacgtactcactccaagagcatcacaacatgaaaactacaattaagtatcatgctgtgaccacggcggctcagacatgaacctaccgttaaaaaaaaaaaaaaaaaaaaaaaaaaaaaaaaaaatatatatatatatatatatatatatatatatatatatatatatatatatatatatatatatatacacacacacacacacaggtgtatatatgtattttatatatacatatatacacctatatatatatatatatatacatatacataggtgtatatatgtatatataaatgtgtatatatatatgtatatatatatatataaatatatatatatatatatatatatatatatatacacacacacacacacacacacacatttatgtatacatatatacacctatgtatatgtatatatatacacatttatatatatttttatatacatatgtatacgtatacatagagtacacaaatacatattcatatatacatataaataaataaataaatatatatatatatatatatatatatatatatatatatatatatatatatatatatatatataatcacacacacacacacacacacacacacacacacatatatatatatatatatatatatatatatagatagatagatagatagatagatagatagatacatatatgcatacacacgcacacacagacacacacacgcacacacacacacacacacacatacacacacacacacacacacacacacacacacacacacacacacacacacacacacacacacacacacacacatatatatatatatatatatatatatatatatatatatatatatatatatatatatataatgtgtgtatgtgtatatatatatatacacatttatatataatatatacacctatattatatatatatatatatatatatatatatatatatatatacagatagacagatataggtatgtctaaatcaataataaacttagagaggcctagatcctgcagtggaatgaatgctgttgaacaaacaaacagacaaacaataattatatatgcatatatataaataaataaacatatatatatatgtatatatatttttataaatataaatatacaaatatatgaatatatatatatatatatatatatatatatatatatatatatatatatatatatatatatatatatatatatatatatatatatatgtatgtatgtatgtaggtatgtatgcatgtagagtTGTAAGAGAAACGctcgtgttttcttttcatctaaCGATGCGTGTTCCTGTTTTTGCATTTAATAAATATCTCATTCATACACGCCAAGCATAAACAAACAGGCGTACATACCTgtttattcttgtatatatagttggttttaatcatgtttttgatataaaatatgataacataaaccaaaggtatatattgataatatgagaTTGTCCAAAGAACATCTCACGATAACCTCGCTTTGCGTAGACTAACAGTGTTGCTTGCAGAGCCGCTTTGTGACCGTGACTCCTAGCAGGTTATTCATGAGTTTTATACAGAGGAATGTCACCTTAAACAAGAAGCCCCTGGAGATCTCGATGCTTTGAGAGAACAAAGCTCCCAAGGTCATTAGGTGGCCAAGGCAGGTTTGACACGGAGCCCCGGGCTTGCATtcagcatatatatagatgacgCTCGAGATCAAGCGCAGCATCTCTGGAACATCATGAAGTCTTTCGTTTTAGGTGAGCATCTTTTTGAATCTCTTATATACGCTTCTGTACTAAGTTTCCCATGAAGAGAACAAGAACACAGACGAAATATGAACAAACCGAGATCATAACGTAACACAAACTTTGTGTATGCAGGCTGTGTGTTGGTGAGCTTGGCCATGGCCCTTCCGGGCCTTCGGCTGCGTCGCGACTCCTCGCCGCAGCTGTTCGAAGTGCCCGCCAACACTTCTCTCATCTTGGGAGGAATCAACCCCGGCTTCGATTGTGCCGAACTTCCCTACGGCTACTACGCCGACGAGGCCAACAACTGCGCCATCTTCCACGTGTGTCTGCCCTACATCGACCACAACGTGTACATCTCCCGCCACTTCTCCTTCATGTGCGCGCCTGGTTCCATCTTCGACCAGGAGCGCCTCGCATGCACCCGCCCCGAGTTCGCCCGTCCCTGCGCAGGCGGCGAAGGCTACAGGCGCTCCAACGGCTACTTCGGCCGGAGTGACATCAACTTCCTCGagtagttatagtataatttaaaatgtgCAATTGTTATGACGGACCCGACTATTTCAACAGAGGAAGGACTCATTTTTCGGATTTTGCAATGTCACAATGAGCTCTGTAAAACCCCAACCTTGGATCTTTCCATTACAACAGCGCATATACAAATACTCGCGACGATGCTTAAGTAAAAGAAATGCTATGTGAaaggcatattttttttattacctcttTGCTTTTTCTAGATGTACTAGCAGGTCCATGAAATTAAggtcacacatatgcacacgcccACAATGTATGTGCGTGCACtctatgtatatgaacacacacacacacgtgtgtgtgtgtgtgtgtgtgtgtattggacatactatatatatatatatatatatatatatatatatatatatatatatatatatatatatatatatgtatatatatatatgtatacatatatatatatatatatatatataaatatatatatatatatatatatatatatatatatatatatatatatatatatatatatcctcccccctcctccatttattgataacaatgacaaccttgacagaaaaaaaatataaggaccCTTGGCATATCGACTTCCAGACATTAATATTCCTCCTTACATTTGACAGGAATGAAGCTACGAGGCCAGTTCATATCTTTGCCTTAATTCTAAAATCCTATGTCTCTATCTTTGCCACCATCTTCCGATTTATTTTCACCCTCTCATCTCCGGCGACCCACCTGACGGCTGTTTTGCGGGGACATTGCTCCCTCTGCGAGATCAGGCGACCAAAACAGAACAGATCAGCTATCGTCTCATTTCTTTTGCTTCGactgtctgcattttttttttcagcgagcAATCCACAAACGCTTCTTGAACAATATCCATACAGTCTTACAAGGTTCTAAGCTAAAACGATCATATGAGGCACATTAACCATATTTCATCATGACAATGCCTGACAGTTAGATAGGTACCAGCTGGTGACACTACTGCTTAACCATCCCAAACCTTACGATAAAGCCTCCTATAGAAGACTGACTAATAAATAACATTACCATAGGATCACAAGACCAATTCTTCACCAAAGTGGGTGACAAATGGAGCCTAACATGTCCTGCTCGGCGGTGCCTCCTCCAACTGTTACTGTCTCCTCTGTTCTCCCTTGATTAAATCACTGTTTTCGGCTCACTCCTCTTCCTACTGCATATAAAAGAACTAGACTTTCTACATGCAATTCTTTTACTTAAATTGTTTTGCTTTTGTCGTCGACAGTTTCTTATTGCGACCCTTCAAGACTAAAGACGACTGCAGACTTCATCACGATATGGACACACAGACTATACACACCGATCCACTACATCTCTTCAGTACATAATCAACGTTTTATAAATACGACGGAATACAcgtctcactcaatcactcactccatacacacaatacacgcatGTTACAGAGCCAACGGGACACCGGTTCCCAAGGAGACAACTACGAAACTGCACAGCTGCACGTCCCTTACACGACCAACACAGGAATAACAATTCCATAGGGCTTCTACACAAATCACAGCATAGTAAAGCTCGACCTAAAGTCCAAATCAATATTGATATGCTTGAGGCACTTGGACTAATATGCAATATGACAAACAACCTGATAAATattaacaaacatgaatatttacTGACAGCACTGGCTCTTACAGCAAAACTTGCCAGGCACAATACGCAACTCtctgtatacaccacacacacacacacacacacacacacacacacacacacacacacacacacacacacacacacacacacacacacacacacacacacacacacacacacacacgtacacgtacacgcacacgcgcgcgcacatacacacacacacacacacacacacacacacatatgtatatatatcatcatattcgtATATCACCGATAAAGCTGGGTCtatatactggggtggctgatgcatgatccttccccaggggaattCCCTgacgggagccgccttgccgcggtgggggggcttgaggtcccaatgatctggtgagcaggaccagagggctacccatactggaggggtcaccagtgagggatgagacaaaatggcttcctggtgcgtgtatggcatcccgtattactaggagacacgAGTCCTAGAGGTTAAGCGATGATGCACGCTGCTAGCAACACAcccctttggtcctctattctggttagacaggtggcttgctGTTCAGTCGGcactgcgactgccatcagtactgtaatagcggctgcgtatatttcctcactacccttgTGGTTTTTGGGAGATTTGAgcaccaactatagcttcccctcgttggacacacacacacacacacacacacacacacacacacacacacacacacacacacacacacacacacactacattttttatttctacaAACTTACACAGAACTACTTCTCTCCCTGATGCTCTACACAAtctcctggccattccctctggacgTCACATGTCTCTCTGGAAACTTTCCAGCTTAAGGAAATTTTACctgataaatataaaagtatctcatatagtaagtacctagtagtgaagaccattgatggtgtatcattcatggatcttgatatttttgaaatacatcggaaaatagtttaGGTGTGTCAACgcgatcctcgcatcaccccacagcgagatggtagcctaaaagtcgaggtttcgtcaccagacgagagtaaccgtctgcgtgcgatatgcgacattcctgaaGCTCAAGTTTCGTGTTCTCACAAAATACTCAATCactgtaagggaattgtctttttccgaGATCTGATatggtattctgaggagaaacttagaggaactaaagaattttaatgtagtgacagtaaaacgttttaagaagaaagttgatgatttaaaacagttgacaccagctctcctaacttttgaAGCGTTAGGAAACAGtgaaggcaatggaaaaaaatgttagagaaggacatcaagatcacaaaggaagacGTAAAGAATATTGCTAATTAGGCTGATAGATATAGTCATATTGGGACATGAAGAAGTAAGTTGTAGAAGGTGGAATCGAACGATGCAGTGAAGACAAGAAATTAATATCCCCGAGTCATAAATCCCGAATTGTTGGAGCAGAATATCATAGATCACGGGAGGTTGGAATTattaggaaagggaaggaaacgcCTTTTAAAAGTaacattcatgaataagcaaatggtaactgaCATGATAAAGAAAGCTAAAGTCTTGGCCAcccacaaagaataaaaaaaaaaaaaaattggataagatataaaaaacattaaaagattaAGCAAGATCCCATAGTAAAACTAAAGGCAGCTGAGGTagtggtcacaagaaaattaccaaaaacatcCAAGAAAcgctaaaaatataaaaaatttcatcaCCAAAGATGACAGAAAAACAATGCAGAAACAATGGAAGAGTTGATGAACAAAAATGAAGGGAGAGGTCTCTTAGAAAAACAAGTCTACTATAAGAGCCAAAATGTTCCTTGCAACCAAAAGAATAccgaaagattatatagaaaCTTTCGAAATCCTAGAACTAGATACAATTATTGAAATGAATAAACCGgatgtaatatgcatcactgaatgCAAACGGAATCTCTCCGTAGACAATGTACTATTAGGGCTCAGAGATATTATATTTggagatattatagatattatatatttggagAAAAGTTAGGGCATatggaaatggagggggaagCTAACAAGGAAATGCATAGAGATTAAGCAAGATCCCACAGTAAAAGTAAAGGCAGCTGAGGTagtggtcacaagaaaattaccaaaaacctCCCAGAAACGctaaagagcctggaagaagtgtTACAACTTTCGGAAACCAATGCAAAAGGAACTCTTGTGACGGGGTTTTAATAGGAAAATGGATTAagaaagtttcgatcccagaaCGCAGTCAGATTCGTGCAATGCAAAACTACTAAAGGACATAAATGAGTATTGCCTTTCCAAATGCAACAGATCATACTAGGGAACAGAGGGCTAGATAGACTGTCTAAGCTTGACCAAATATTCTCAAAGCATAAAGACGATTCTAAGGATATGGAGTACTGTCCTCCTCTAGGAAAAGTGACCTTGGAGTATTGAATTAAAATACTATCTGTTGTCGTAATccagggaagaaagggaagtacAATTATAAGAGAGTTAATTGTGGaagctttaaagtttttttgttttttttctttttttttgatggcaTATACTGGGAAACACTCCTGGATGAAGAGATAaaccatattaaaaaaattgCGGTCTGTAAAAGTGGagtagaaaatttttatatcatcattcaacattgaagcaagaaatggccaaaagaGATTCAATGATATAtgaaaggaaacgagagaaaacaaATAGCCCTTTTGGAAGGGTTCAGAAGGCACAAATCTCAGGCAGCGTATGAAGggtataaagtaggaagaaacCATGAGGAAGGCTAAATTAGACTCTGAAAAGGATATTCTCAGTAAATGTACAAATCAACCGAAGCTCTTCCTTGACTACATAAATAGTAACACTAAAACTAGAAATCAAATTAGCGCCACTATACGTATTAAC
The genomic region above belongs to Penaeus monodon isolate SGIC_2016 chromosome 16, NSTDA_Pmon_1, whole genome shotgun sequence and contains:
- the LOC119583005 gene encoding uncharacterized protein LOC119583005, encoding MDFSQDAAVSTELQKSGFDVDCIGSVSCITVFQTPLHECNSIILCYDHASIVAQIAHTWAISQGGLGHSVSFGPTKIGDCKRGAYRGDVNFKIWKVAKAGLTRSPGLAFSIYIDDARDQAQHLWNIMKSFVLGCVLVSLAMALPGLRLRRDSSPQLFEVPANTSLILGGINPGFDCAELPYGYYADEANNCAIFHVCLPYIDHNVYISRHFSFMCAPGSIFDQERLACTRPEFARPCAGGEGYRRSNGYFGRSDINFLE